AAAGCCCGCTATTTCGCCCCCGCCCCGGAACCCCCGGTTGAGCAACACCGCCTTGACGCTCCCTGCGCCAATATCGAGACCCAAAAATTTTTCCGGCATTACTCCACTCTCCAGGCCAGGGCGGCAACCTTTGTTCTGCCCGCATTCCTGTTAACTATCGCGGTAATCTGTTTTGTCATCCTTCCCTGCACGCCCACCGCCTTAATCTGAAAGTTGTCGCTTTTAACCGTGATGCTTCCCGCCGGGAGATTAGCGCCGGACGCTTCCGGAACTCCGCTATGCCAGCCGGGATTGGCGAGGGGGTTTTTCGGGTCGCGGCGATACCGGTCCAGCGCCTCCACCGCCTCGCTTGTCATCTGCGCCGACAGCGCCAACAGCACCGGCTTGGGTGCGGTATTGATGTTGATCTTCCCGTCGCCGAACACGGTCAAACAGTTGACAAGGCCGTAAAACCGTTCCGACCCGTAAAACAGCTCACGGGTGACCCCCTTTATCATCATTAATTCTTCAATGCAATCAAGAGAAGCGTTTTTCACCATGCCCTCCCGGCCCCTGCCGGTTGTCTCGCTGTCCGCATCGATCCAGTCCTTGATGGCGTCGGCGATTTCCTCCGCCACTCCCTCCTCCAGGCGAAAATGAGGGCCGGTCAAAAGGCGCAGCAGCATGTCCTTGATGGGGCCATTGTAGGCGTTCCCGCTCACCAGCAGGTTTATTGGAATTCGGCCGCCGATGTCTTCAATCGTCAGTTTGAACGAGGCCTTGTCGAAAAATTCCGCCGCCCTGAGAGAAAACATTTCGGTATTCGCCCAATCCTCTGTCAGGGCGTCATACTGGTTCTTGTCGTTCAAAAGCAGCGCCTCTCCGGCATAAAGGACTGATTCTGCGACATATCGCAACTGCGCCTGATCGCTCAGATTGGCCGCCTCATAAACCTCTGAGCGCATATCGCGATTCAACTGAACCGTCAGCGCCACGATGATGCTTACCATCAAAATTACAACGATCAGGGCTATGCCCCG
Above is a genomic segment from Syntrophobacterales bacterium containing:
- the gspK gene encoding type II secretion system minor pseudopilin GspK: MTNQRGIALIVVILMVSIIVALTVQLNRDMRSEVYEAANLSDQAQLRYVAESVLYAGEALLLNDKNQYDALTEDWANTEMFSLRAAEFFDKASFKLTIEDIGGRIPINLLVSGNAYNGPIKDMLLRLLTGPHFRLEEGVAEEIADAIKDWIDADSETTGRGREGMVKNASLDCIEELMMIKGVTRELFYGSERFYGLVNCLTVFGDGKININTAPKPVLLALSAQMTSEAVEALDRYRRDPKNPLANPGWHSGVPEASGANLPAGSITVKSDNFQIKAVGVQGRMTKQITAIVNRNAGRTKVAALAWRVE